The DNA region GGGATAGCTTGAAATGTTATGTTGCAGTAACCTTTCACCAGGGAATGGTCTTATCAGCTCTACCAAGTCTGGCTGCTACAGCTGTGTGTGCGGGGGCGGTGCGCGGTCTCTCTGTAAGACTTCCACTTCCAGGGGGGAAAGAAGCCAGATCTGCGTGCGTGGTGCTATTTTTGATCGACGGGTTAAGTTGAATACAGATTAGAACGTGAAGAGTGGGATTAATCTGGTCTCTTAGATGATGACACACTCCGGCGGGTACTGCGTGCCAGCGGTCACCTGTTCCGGTTTTGGGCACACTGGAAAAACACACAATGGAAATGAGTCAGACTTTCTAAAATTAATTCGTCGACTTAATCCTTACATCGTTGGCACCGCTGTCCCCAATATCCGGTACCCTCGCAGCGGCATTTGTACTGTTGCACGGTACTAACTTGACTGCAGTGGCCCCCGTTCATGCAGGGTTGCCTGCTACATACGTCATTGGAGCGGCcctgaaaattgtttaaaaaaaaattaatttgttttatttggtcTGGTAGCACTGCTGTCTACCTTTAGAGCATCCTGGCATTCTTTCCGCGTAGCGTACCGGAACTCCGATTTGCAGCCGAAGGCGCACGTGCACTGGCCGTTGTCTATCCGACAGCCGTGCTGGGTTTGGTCCAGTTCGCAGGCATGGGTGTTGTAGGCGAGTCCTGGAAAAAgaagttaattttattttacaaatatttcgaatttatttAATCCATTAATcaagttgttttgttttttttaacaattcggATCGTTTTGTTAAtaggttaatatttttttttttaatttatatcatCCACATCCTCTAGCGTCAGCAATCAGGAATTTTTGTTTACCAGCTAGATTATTTAGCTTGAATTATATTATTTCTCCAACCCACAAGGATTTTTTCAACCCTTTCAAGGCTGATTGCTCAGATTCGAGGTTAGCaattacgctttttgtttcccAGCGAGATTATTTTGCTTAAATTAATTATTGAAATTCTGATTGCtcaaggagccattacactaccgcaaacaagcaaacaaactcgcactttttcgcgtttgacagtttgccaaacttgcaaaaatgtgcgagtttgtttgttttattagtGTAGTGTAATAACTCCTCCAGATTCAAGGTTAGCAACAAACTTTTCACTCTCTTTGctattgtgaaaatttataaatacgacgagtgctgaaaacatcaatttttataACGAGCTGCAAACAACAtttgtggagtttttttttaaacggtccaataaaccaaatttctagtttttgctttttgggtgttttgaaaccgctttgagtcagggggtttaaaaaacactcaaaaagcaaaaactgaaaatttggtttattggaccttaaaaaaaaaactccaagtttttgcaattccaaaaatcaccctttaactaaaattctaaaatttgaagtcAACTGATCATTATGGTGGTCCACATTCAggctttctcggggctaccccctgaaatcaaagattgacccatcactaagctaaattccaaatt from Culex quinquefasciatus strain JHB chromosome 3, VPISU_Cqui_1.0_pri_paternal, whole genome shotgun sequence includes:
- the LOC6037296 gene encoding sushi, nidogen and EGF-like domain-containing protein 1, whose product is MQQRRIIFGALFIFTIAGLAYNTHACELDQTQHGCRIDNGQCTCAFGCKSEFRYATRKECQDALKGRSNDVCSRQPCMNGGHCSQVSTVQQYKCRCEGTGYWGQRCQRLCPKPEQVTAGTQYPPECVII